The Anopheles gambiae chromosome 2, idAnoGambNW_F1_1, whole genome shotgun sequence genomic sequence ATTTATGTACTTGCTTCGATCTAGgttccatttatttttgctgtaaatttaatatgtatattttataTGCTTTTTCAGATGATTGATACCAACATTTCCGTAAGCAAGGGAGTCGAATTGGTAGTATCTTATGCTTTGCATGCGTTCAACGAGAATAAGATCTCAGTGATCAACAAATCAAATCAAGTTGCGTACGAAAAAACGACGAAGGATTGTCAGACGTACGGACAGATCGACCCAAATCCATACAATCCGCAGAAGCAAGAGGTTTGTCTTGTTAAAGTGAAGGACATATGGCATCGTGCGGCACCAGTTAACTTCAAGTACGGCAAACCGGTGCAGTTCTATTTGCTAGACTTGCCCGCTTTCACGGACGAGATAAAAGATGCACCAGTTCGTCGGTATCCTCCCGGATTGACACGACATCTGTTTGCAGTCGAAAGCATTGTGGAAAGTAAGTCATGATgaatttttaatgtgtttaaGGGACTATCACTTTTTCtaatgcaaatgaaatattGTAACGTTCCAGATCCGGGGTTCCTGCTGCAGGCCATACACGGAGATGAGAACAAAGTAGAGCAGTTGCCAGGAGTGACGATTAGAGCCAATGTCTATCaaaaaaatgatgatgatattaTCCACCTCAATGTCGTGTCTTACGAAAAGGGTAGTTTGTATGCTTTATGATGAGCATATGTATTATTTCTCTCCGACTGTAGTGAACGTCTGTGTATTTCATTAATCTTTTTGACTATTTTTCGTGAATTATTTTGATAACGAAACGAACGGAAATGTATGAGTGATGTACGGCCATAATTTAGAATTTATCGAAAAGGTTAGCGATCCTAAAATCGCCAATATTTAGAACATAGATACTAAAGAAAGAGAATTTTGCTAAGCTCGTGAGAAATAACGAAAGTTTGCGCTAGGTTCAGGGTATGGTTCAATTAGGAATTTTCTTTATTATAAtatgtaattaaattacatttcaCTTTATATGAAGTCGCCGAACTgttaaaaaaccaaaattacATTATCATTTATGACTACCATCTCTACAACAATCCGTATGAATTTACTAGTGCCTGTTATGTATGAGGCTACACATGTCTGAGCCACGTTAACGAGATGACCGTCTCACTCTACTGAACTGTTAAGAAAGAGGTATATTGGTTCATTAATAACGGATATCAGATGTATGGTgtattatttttgtgattggTATTAAAAACTAACTGATGAAACTTAGTTGTCCCTTAACGTGTTCATCTTTCGCTAGCAGGGCAACGGATGATGCTGGCATGTTTTTGAAGGTCAAAACAAATGTGCTCGGGAAAAACTTCGGACTCATCGACTTCAATTCGGATCAGTTCTGATCAGTTCGGATGGGTCTGGAAGTATCCAAATGAGTCTGGTCGAGTCTGGGCGAGTAGTTTCAGTTGGTGGTACAAAAACAGTAAGgctattttaattttgactGAGTTTTCGGGAAGCATGCGCTAAAAGGAAAAAGGTTTTTAAATCTGACGGAAAAGGATATTATTAttagaagaaagaaaattgtTATACTGTATCGTACATACTCGATGCCTTATTGGAAAGTCAATGAACTCATCAAGAATTGTATAAACGACAATGGACAGTCATTTTGGGAATTAGCAATTACAACCTAAACTACTCGCCCGGACTCTACCGAACTCGTTCCGACTCAGCCGAATtcatccggactgatccggactccTCCAAACTCATCCAGATTgttccggactgatccggagtcaAATCCGGTTAtgattcggagtcggagtcatattttgcgcaccggagtcagagttgatccatgactccgctccggattacccatcactaatcgGAACTCGGGAACATCACTGCCGCTGCATCTCATTCCATATCCGGTCGAATCGTGGACAGGAGAACATCACGTGTTCCACGTCTTCCACGACGTTCTCCCACTCGGGTAGTTAGTTGAGCCATCCAGGATACCTTGTCCCGCTTGCTATAGTGTCGGGAAGCtagagctgcgggacatgcaaaagatcatgaagccggtcttttggtgggcgaGTTCTAAAACAACTCCTTGCATCCACCGCTCGATCTACCCCAGGTTAGTCGTCGCCAAGGCGCTGACCTggtccgtggtccttcccaaaaaatTTAAAGCTACGTCGTCAGCAATGCCGATGATGTCTGTTCTTAGTCCTTAGGAGTAGTTCGTCATATATGACGTTCCACAATcttggtcctagaaccgaaaCCTTAGGAACACCAGCAGAAACTGTCCTCGACTCTACTCCTTCATCGTAGTGGAGCTTCCGGTCCTCAAGCCCCGACCTTGATCAGCGCGACCTTGCCGTTTTTTGTCCAGCGCAACCTAGCCGTTTTTTCTCCAGCGCGACCTTGCCGTTTTTTGTCCAGCGCGACCTTGCCGTTATCTATCACCCGTTGGATGGCATCCCTTTATAGAACCCATATTGGGCGTCCGATAGTTCACCGGAGGTCTCGAGGTGGTTTGTCAGCatccgctgaatcaaccgctccAAAACCTTGGATTTGGTAGGCAGcaccagttgttgccgcttccatttATCGGGGACCATCTACATCACCTTCAGAGACATAAGTTCCTCAAATTACTTGCGAGAGCAATTAGTGAGGATATTAGAAATAGGATATTCTACTTCATACTTCCCAGAAGGGTGATTAATGAAATCACCAACAATATAGTGGAGTGAAACTTTATTTCGATCGAGCAAATGAGATACAGGTTGAATGAGAACCAAATCTCTCTATCTGATTTCTAAAGGTCCTTACATTTAACGATGGCGGTTATGGCAAAAACAGAGTTTCCGTGATTCCGTATTAAAGTTATGTGGCCAAACGTGATGAAACGACAAAACAgatgaaattgttttaaagAAACCGAAACCTTTGCCGATTCTGAACGCAATAATGGTAAATATTTTCCATCGCAAATGCTGTAATATATAATAAATAGATAGGTAAATTACGGTGCAAATTATAAGCCACAGCCATAGTATTGTACCGTGACATGGTGCATGGAAAAGGGAAATGCAAATCGCTTTTGAATCATGTTTGTTTATCCCCAACCAAATCAAAGAGCATTCCCGCTCTGGTGTGTCGAACAGGAAGAAGAAACATGCTGAATATGCCGTGTAGGTTTCACGCCCGATGAAAATGCTTTGCCACAAGATTCGTCAGTCAAACATTGATTTGCCCGTACAGAGATcgtatattttataaaaatgtgTTGTTATTTGAGATTATTATCAATATTATTgagaaataaaattttaagagTTTTTCTGTACAATCACAAGCTTCAGAACAGTAAAtaagattaaataataatccCAAATCGGTGTCCAAATGATACGAATTGTTTCCAAAGTAACACCCTTAATCATCTGTCAAATTTGTTTCATCCACGGTCTTGAAGCCAACGGAAGGAGGACAAACACAATAGCTTTCGTTATTCAATTCTCAGTACCCGACTAGAACACATGTGCTTTTCACTGTTTCGCAAAGGCGTCTCGCAAAATGGCTTCCAAGCTAATATTTCCTCCCGTTGGGTGTAGCGCTTGCAGTGTCCAAGGTGCAAATTTTCAGTGTTTCACGTGCGGAACATATTACTGCGGTGTATCGTGCCAGATGAATCACTGGCCCATGCACAGAGATTTCTGTATCCCGTAAGTATTTCTTGAGAAAGCGATAATGATGGTATGGAGCACACCCTTCAAATAGCCCTCGTTTTTGTGTATTGCAGTCGATTGGTTACGGCAACCCCACTGTTGGGAAACTCGGCATTACTAACACAATATCCACCTCCGCCGATTACGAAGCCCTCGAACGTGGTGTCAAAGCAGGAGGAGACGGTAGCGTCTGCTGGCGATGTGTCGAACATTCCCTCGAATGTGGTGCggcaacaagaaaaaataccGGAACCGGTGATGAACGTTGTGGCAACACCGAGAATATCAACCGATGTGCAGCAGCCTCGAAATGGCAACGTTCCGGCTACAACCGTCGCCAATGAAGTGGCAATGACCAAATCACTATCGAACATGCAGATACAAAAGGAAAATCAACCGCCTGCAGCAGGACCCATCTCCAACGGCGAAAAACTGATGTCGAAATTGATGAACAATCCATTGGCCGCGCTGAAAGCTAACCAAGCAGCCCAACCTGTCGCAAATGGAGCAATCCCGAAAGCTACGAATAACCCGTTCGTTACGCAGAAAGGAGGGTCTCCACCGGTAGAAACTGTTGCACAGGAGGAAAAATCCGTACCGAAAACGTTGAAAAATCCCTTGCAAGCGTTGAAAACAAGCCAACCGGCCGGGTCGGCTGCCATCGAAAAGCCTGTTCTTAAAACCGTTGTACCGCCACGTACTCAACTGTTGCAACACGGTGTTTTCCCCGAGCCAGGGCGAAGCGTGAAAATTTCATACGTTGCAAACGATCGGCTGTTCGTTTATGATTGTGGTCCCGGGCCCAACGGAGAGCCAAATAGCTTCCAATCTTTGATCGTCCGTTCGCTGCAATGCGCCATGACTGTTCAAGATTTCCTGTCGGCACCACCAACGGTGGAGGATATTGTGTTCGCACCATTTGAGGATGACTTCTACCGGTCGGTGGTGAAGTCGGTTCAGGACGGTATTGCCGAAGTGTTCTTCCCCGATTTTGGCAACTGGCTGAAGGTAGAGTGGAAGAAGCTGAAAGAAATTCCCGACCCGAAGATCAAGTATGCCCATACCGTGACACATCCGGTTTGGATCGATAATGTTAAATCGATTACGCCGCGCATGAAAGAATTTCTCGTAACGATGGTCGATCTACACGAGTTTGTGCTAACCACGGTGATCGACATACCGAATACACACATCAAAATGGTGGACATGCGCCATTCGCTGCAGCAATACGTACTGAGCGAGAAGCTTTTGGCCATGCAAGATCCAGCGGCCTCATCGAacatacagaaaaaaatggcTTCCCAGCTGCGACCGCCGGCGGCCAACCCTGTGCCAAAGCTGGTAGTTACCAATCCTACCACGTACAAGCCAGTGACCATAATGGAAGTGAGTACTTATCATATTATTGTTTAACTTATAATTCTTCACATTTATTTCCTTATGCTAAATTGTTTGTTCTTGTGTTTTTCCAGCTGGTTGAGACTAACATTTGCGAGAGCAAGGGAGCCGAATTGATGATCACGCATGCTTTGCATGCCTTCAATGAGAATAAGATCTCAGTGATCACTAAATCGAACTACACTGCGTTCGAAAAAATGATGAAGGAATGTCAGATGTATGGACAGATCGATCCAAATCCATACAATCCGCAGGAGCAAGAAATTTGTATTGTAAAAGTGAAGGACATCTGGCATCGTGCCGCGGCAGTAGATTTCAAGGACGGCAAAGCGGTACAGTTCTATTTGCTAGACTTGCCCGCTTTCACAGATGAGGACATCGATGCACCGGTTCGTCGATATCCTCCCGGATTGACCCGACATCTGTTTGCGGTTGAAAGCATTGTGGAAAGTAAGTAGACTTTCGACAATGATGGATGAtggttaaattaaaaatagattctaatttaattgtaaaatttaattgtTCTAGATCCGGAGTTCCTGCTGCAGGCGATAAACGGAGATGAGAGCAATGTGGACATGTTGCCAGGAATGGCGATTAGGGCGGATGTTCATCATACGAATGATGAAGAGATAGGTGATACTATCCACCTTAATGTCGTGGCTTTTGAAAAGTGAAGTTTTAGTATGCTTTATGGTGAGCATATGTATTTTTCCTCATCTATTTTGAACGATTCGTCCATACTTCCATTTATTtcgattattatttcatttatctTTTTGACTTATTATTTTGACTCGCAAATTATTTTGATAACAAAACGAACACGAAACGTATGGGTGATATTTTGCCATGAATTCGAATTTATTGAAAAGGTTAGCGATCCTAAAATCGACAACATATGTAAGAGGTATAGAAACAAACCGGAGAATTGCGCTAAATGGGCTAAACAAGAGCTTGAGAAGCTGTGTTTCATTTGTCTGATCTTGACAGTTTTTcattattcatatttttattgttattgaaTTTACAATTATTGCATCTTGAAGCAATGGAAATGTTTTCTCCGTTGCTTTATATATTTTCACTACGAGTATGTTCTTCAACTAAATTACATTAAATCTCGCTTCAAGTTCCTGAATTAGTGAAACCAAAACTTCGGTACCATTGATTACGTATTTACTTAACTGCGTAGCGAATCTTAATAGTGCCTTTAGATGCGTTCGTTTACATGCGTGCTTGTTGCGCTGGACTGGTAatattgaagtacaaatgtaTGAATAATACAAGACAAGTTTGTGATGTATTCATTTTTCGAGTAGAATTAAAACTGAAATGAACCAGAACCTTAAaagcatttatttttacacaaGATGAACTATAACATGATGACAATATGAGTTTAACAATACATAGATAGCATAATTGTACcaacttattataattttgTGATCTAGCAATTAGTTTATTTTGATCTTTTTCACATACTGAATTAATAGATAtatttctgttgataagttCTTTCCCTTCGAATTAGAGGTGTGCCAAATGCACTGGAATCGTATAGTTCATTCAGTTTAC encodes the following:
- the LOC11176083 gene encoding uncharacterized protein LOC11176083 is translated as MASKLIFPPVGCSACSVQGANFQCFTCGTYYCGVSCQMNHWPMHRDFCIPRLVTATPLLGNSALLTQYPPPPITKPSNVVSKQEETVASAGDVSNIPSNVVRQQEKIPEPVMNVVATPRISTDVQQPRNGNVPATTVANEVAMTKSLSNMQIQKENQPPAAGPISNGEKLMSKLMNNPLAALKANQAAQPVANGAIPKATNNPFVTQKGGSPPVETVAQEEKSVPKTLKNPLQALKTSQPAGSAAIEKPVLKTVVPPRTQLLQHGVFPEPGRSVKISYVANDRLFVYDCGPGPNGEPNSFQSLIVRSLQCAMTVQDFLSAPPTVEDIVFAPFEDDFYRSVVKSVQDGIAEVFFPDFGNWLKVEWKKLKEIPDPKIKYAHTVTHPVWIDNVKSITPRMKEFLVTMVDLHEFVLTTVIDIPNTHIKMVDMRHSLQQYVLSEKLLAMQDPAASSNIQKKMASQLRPPAANPVPKLVVTNPTTYKPVTIMELVETNICESKGAELMITHALHAFNENKISVITKSNYTAFEKMMKECQMYGQIDPNPYNPQEQEICIVKVKDIWHRAAAVDFKDGKAVQFYLLDLPAFTDEDIDAPVRRYPPGLTRHLFAVESIVENPEFLLQAINGDESNVDMLPGMAIRADVHHTNDEEIGDTIHLNVVAFEK